The Styela clava chromosome 2, kaStyClav1.hap1.2, whole genome shotgun sequence genome contains a region encoding:
- the LOC120335685 gene encoding monoglyceride lipase-like isoform X1, with protein sequence MSSGDVMVSSGVENGAAASGGDDKKDVIYPKTFSGVPFGEVNHFVNADGNYLFCRYWKPEKEIKALVFHVHGYAEHCGRSKELAKKLMEIGVFSFAHDHYAHGESQGLRCHVMDYTILIRDIRQHIDLIQPEYPDLPIFLYGHSMGGGLSVLTAHERPNYFRGILLSAPYITPSPDTATPFKVFLAQVIARIAPKLRIGKLNSEFLSRDQKQIDEDMNDPLNDHDGLRAGFAMQFLAMSDKLKEILPSLDIPIFAAHSEADAICDIGGTKLLIEVCNSKDKTFKIYKDCMHMLEHETPEFVEEYFAEVLKWIKERI encoded by the exons ATGAGTTCTGGAGATGTGATGGTATCTTCTGGCGTTGAGAATG GCGCTGCAGCATCAGGTGGAGATGATAAGAAAGATGTGATATACCCAAAAACATTTTCTGGCGTGCCGTTTGGTGAGGTGAATCATTTTGTGAATGCAGATGGTAATTATTTGTTTTGCAGATATTGGAAACCAGAAAAGGAAATCAA AGCCTTAGTGTTTCATGTTCATGGTTATGCAGAGCATTGTGGACGATCAAAGGAATTGGcgaaaaaattgatggaaataGGAGTTTTTTCATTTGCACATGATCATT ATGCTCATGGAGAAAGTCAAGGTCTACGTTGTCATGTGATGGACTACACAATTCTAATCAGAGATATACGGCAGCACATTGATTTGATTCAACCAGAATACCCTGATCTCcctatatttttatatggacATTCAATG GGAGGTGGATTATCGGTGTTAACAGCTCATGAAAGACCAAACTATTTTCGTGGTATTTTGTTGTCTGCACCCTACATTACACCTAGTCCAGATACAGCCACCCCATTCAAG GTGTTTCTGGCACAAGTTATTGCTAGAATCGCACCAAAACTGAGAATTGGAAAGCTTAACTCAGAATTTTTATCAAGAGATCAGAAACAA ATAGATGAAGATATGAATGATCCCTTGAATGATCATGATGGATTGAGGGCAGGATTCGCCATGCAATTTCTTGCAATGTCGGATAAACTGAAAGAGATTCTACCCAGTTTAGACATACCTATCTTTGCCGCACATTCAGAAGCTGATGCAATATGTGACATCGGTGGAACAAAACTCTTGATAGAAGTCTGTAACAGCAAAGATAAAACATTCAAG aTTTACAAGGATTGCATGCATATGTTAGAGCATGAAACTCCAGAGTTTGTTGAGGAATACTTCGCTGAAGTTTTGAAATGGATAAAGGAGAGAATATGA
- the LOC120335685 gene encoding monoglyceride lipase-like isoform X2 — MILETRKGNQSLSVSCSWLCRALWTIKGIGEKIDDAHGESQGLRCHVMDYTILIRDIRQHIDLIQPEYPDLPIFLYGHSMGGGLSVLTAHERPNYFRGILLSAPYITPSPDTATPFKVFLAQVIARIAPKLRIGKLNSEFLSRDQKQIDEDMNDPLNDHDGLRAGFAMQFLAMSDKLKEILPSLDIPIFAAHSEADAICDIGGTKLLIEVCNSKDKTFKIYKDCMHMLEHETPEFVEEYFAEVLKWIKERI, encoded by the exons ATG ATATTGGAAACCAGAAAAGGAAATCAA AGCCTTAGTGTTTCATGTTCATGGTTATGCAGAGCATTGTGGACGATCAAAGGAATTGGcgaaaaaattgatg ATGCTCATGGAGAAAGTCAAGGTCTACGTTGTCATGTGATGGACTACACAATTCTAATCAGAGATATACGGCAGCACATTGATTTGATTCAACCAGAATACCCTGATCTCcctatatttttatatggacATTCAATG GGAGGTGGATTATCGGTGTTAACAGCTCATGAAAGACCAAACTATTTTCGTGGTATTTTGTTGTCTGCACCCTACATTACACCTAGTCCAGATACAGCCACCCCATTCAAG GTGTTTCTGGCACAAGTTATTGCTAGAATCGCACCAAAACTGAGAATTGGAAAGCTTAACTCAGAATTTTTATCAAGAGATCAGAAACAA ATAGATGAAGATATGAATGATCCCTTGAATGATCATGATGGATTGAGGGCAGGATTCGCCATGCAATTTCTTGCAATGTCGGATAAACTGAAAGAGATTCTACCCAGTTTAGACATACCTATCTTTGCCGCACATTCAGAAGCTGATGCAATATGTGACATCGGTGGAACAAAACTCTTGATAGAAGTCTGTAACAGCAAAGATAAAACATTCAAG aTTTACAAGGATTGCATGCATATGTTAGAGCATGAAACTCCAGAGTTTGTTGAGGAATACTTCGCTGAAGTTTTGAAATGGATAAAGGAGAGAATATGA